The following proteins are encoded in a genomic region of Bernardetia sp. MNP-M8:
- a CDS encoding AsmA-like C-terminal region-containing protein produces MKIVKKISIAIIVLLVLLVGAIFLIPVLFKDQLKAKVEKVASEQVLADVKFGDFDISILRHFPKLTVQLENISVINRAPFEGDTLLAANNFEIALNFMSVFKDKVEIHSIYADKPLVNVHVLKDGRASYDIYEGTSTEETTTADTAAFEIGLEKWNISDGRIRYQDDTLKMIAIIEGLNHTGSGNITTDKYDLSTNTTINDLYINFENVAYIAHRPVSADATLEMDMKNMKFTFKENEFKVNDLPLKMDGWLSMPENTASILMDLNFSTPETNFKSLLSLIPPVFLKDYEGLEAKGEFVFKGMTKGEFNSEKELYPEFDISLLIKDGYFKYPELPTAVENVNVDMQVVNTTANLNNTVIDIKTFGMNLGKNPINGKVRLQGLEKYDIDANINATVNLAELAEIYPMDSLEIKGLYNLKLLAKGVYDEAQNRIPTIDADMTLKNGYVKSLAYPIPIENLEVEAHAKNTTGQMENMRVDLEKITMQVEGKPFSVSGHTEGVENLVYDLMIKGELDLATITKIVPLEDMTVTGLIKADIETKGSTAALDAEKYDQLPTSGDLSVQNLVFTSVDLPQGMKITNAKVSFTPQQMILDSFQGFLGKSDIALTGGLSNYIAYALAMAGFQEGTPIIRGNMNLTSNQFNVDEWMTETDDPTTVEDETGVVEVPKDIDFTFNATIQKVLYDNMALNNMRGLVRVKDGEVRMDNLTFDAVGGKFRTSGLYSSKDLARPIFSFDLDIIEANIGEAFKTFSTAKAFAPLAESLDGKFSLNNFNITGLLKSDMMPDMATLSGGGMMKIVDAMMKDNPSINKLAAVANMPKLKNSRLKDVVMQTKIEDGKMKIQPFDLSFAGYKSTIGGTTALDGGLDFHLKVDVPKEEALSLVSGLVNIKPEDIENSTIPLFFNIGGTYNSPSVAMDNSAIKSQIKSKVTQTLKEEATKTGKELLNDFFGNKNDSKTDSTKSTKADSSKTTNPIEKAKEDLKNKLKGLGGFGKKK; encoded by the coding sequence ATGAAAATAGTAAAAAAAATATCCATTGCCATAATTGTTCTATTAGTTTTGCTAGTAGGAGCGATTTTTCTTATTCCTGTGCTTTTTAAAGACCAACTCAAAGCAAAAGTAGAGAAAGTTGCTAGTGAGCAGGTGTTGGCAGATGTGAAATTTGGAGATTTTGACATTTCTATCTTGCGTCATTTTCCAAAACTGACCGTGCAATTAGAAAATATTAGTGTTATCAATCGTGCGCCTTTTGAAGGAGATACTCTTTTGGCAGCCAATAATTTTGAGATTGCACTTAATTTTATGTCAGTCTTTAAAGATAAAGTTGAGATTCATAGTATTTATGCAGACAAACCTCTTGTGAATGTCCATGTTTTGAAAGATGGACGTGCAAGCTATGATATTTATGAAGGCACATCAACCGAAGAAACCACAACAGCAGATACAGCAGCCTTCGAAATTGGATTAGAAAAATGGAATATTAGTGATGGAAGAATCCGTTACCAAGACGATACCTTGAAAATGATTGCTATTATTGAAGGCTTAAATCACACAGGAAGTGGAAATATTACAACTGATAAGTATGATTTGAGTACAAATACGACAATCAATGATTTGTATATCAATTTTGAAAATGTGGCTTATATTGCTCACAGACCTGTTTCAGCTGATGCAACGCTTGAAATGGATATGAAAAACATGAAGTTTACTTTCAAAGAAAATGAATTTAAAGTAAATGATTTGCCTTTGAAAATGGATGGATGGTTAAGTATGCCTGAAAATACGGCTTCTATTCTGATGGATTTGAATTTTTCTACTCCTGAAACAAACTTTAAAAGTTTGCTTTCTCTGATTCCTCCTGTATTTTTGAAAGATTATGAAGGTTTGGAAGCAAAAGGAGAGTTTGTTTTTAAAGGAATGACAAAAGGAGAATTTAATTCAGAGAAAGAATTATACCCAGAGTTTGATATTTCACTTTTGATAAAAGATGGGTATTTCAAATACCCAGAACTTCCAACGGCAGTAGAAAATGTAAATGTTGATATGCAGGTTGTAAACACTACTGCAAATTTGAATAATACAGTTATTGATATAAAAACATTTGGAATGAATTTGGGCAAAAACCCAATTAATGGAAAAGTTAGACTTCAAGGATTAGAAAAATATGATATTGATGCAAACATAAATGCAACAGTAAATCTTGCTGAGCTGGCAGAAATTTATCCAATGGACAGCTTAGAAATAAAAGGTTTGTATAATCTAAAATTACTTGCAAAAGGAGTTTATGATGAAGCTCAAAACCGTATTCCTACCATTGATGCAGATATGACATTGAAAAATGGATATGTCAAATCACTTGCTTATCCGATTCCGATTGAAAATCTTGAAGTAGAAGCACACGCCAAAAACACAACTGGACAAATGGAAAATATGCGTGTCGATTTAGAAAAAATCACAATGCAAGTAGAAGGAAAACCTTTTTCAGTTAGTGGACATACAGAAGGAGTTGAAAATCTTGTTTATGATTTGATGATAAAAGGTGAATTAGATTTGGCTACAATTACTAAAATTGTCCCTTTAGAAGATATGACTGTTACAGGTTTAATAAAAGCCGATATCGAAACAAAAGGCTCAACGGCTGCTTTAGATGCTGAAAAATATGATCAACTTCCGACAAGTGGAGATTTGTCTGTACAGAATTTGGTATTTACAAGTGTAGATTTGCCACAAGGAATGAAAATCACAAATGCAAAAGTGAGTTTTACGCCTCAACAAATGATTTTGGATTCTTTTCAAGGATTTTTAGGGAAAAGTGATATTGCTCTTACAGGTGGACTTTCAAACTATATTGCTTATGCGCTTGCTATGGCAGGTTTTCAAGAAGGAACGCCTATAATTCGTGGAAATATGAATCTTACTTCAAATCAATTTAATGTTGATGAATGGATGACAGAAACAGATGACCCAACAACTGTTGAAGATGAAACAGGCGTAGTAGAAGTGCCAAAAGATATTGATTTTACATTCAATGCAACTATTCAAAAAGTTTTGTATGATAATATGGCTCTCAATAATATGCGTGGTTTGGTGCGTGTAAAAGATGGCGAAGTCAGAATGGATAACCTTACTTTTGATGCTGTTGGAGGAAAATTCAGAACAAGTGGACTTTATAGTAGTAAAGATTTGGCTCGTCCTATTTTCTCTTTTGATTTGGATATTATTGAGGCAAATATTGGAGAAGCATTCAAAACTTTTTCTACAGCAAAAGCCTTTGCTCCTTTAGCAGAAAGTTTGGATGGAAAATTCTCTCTTAATAACTTCAATATCACAGGACTTTTAAAATCGGATATGATGCCAGATATGGCAACACTTTCAGGAGGTGGAATGATGAAAATTGTTGATGCAATGATGAAAGATAATCCTTCTATCAACAAATTAGCTGCTGTTGCAAATATGCCAAAACTCAAAAATAGTCGTTTAAAAGATGTAGTGATGCAAACCAAAATTGAAGATGGAAAAATGAAAATTCAACCTTTCGATTTGAGCTTTGCAGGGTATAAATCTACTATTGGAGGAACAACAGCATTAGATGGAGGACTTGATTTTCACTTAAAAGTAGATGTTCCAAAAGAAGAAGCTCTTTCATTAGTAAGTGGATTGGTAAATATCAAACCAGAAGATATTGAAAACTCTACTATTCCTTTGTTTTTCAATATTGGAGGAACATACAATAGTCCAAGTGTAGCCATGGACAATTCGGCTATTAAATCTCAAATCAAATCTAAGGTAACTCAAACACTCAAAGAAGAAGCTACCAAAACAGGAAAAGAGTTATTAAATGATTTCTTTGGAAACAAAAATGATTCAAAGACTGATTCTACTAAATCTACAAAAGCTGATTCTAGCAAGACAACAAATCCAATAGAAAAAGCAAAAGAAGACCTCAAAAACAAACTAAAAGGTTTGGGAGGTTTTGGGAAGAAGAAGTAA